A region from the Vicinamibacteria bacterium genome encodes:
- the sixA gene encoding phosphohistidine phosphatase SixA: protein MELYLVRHGEADQPVPERDRDGGPPLSQNGLAQARRSAHFAARLGVKVVEIRHSDKLRAVQTAQEFERALGCPRRQLPGLGPNDDINPLRREAAGLEQNVMVVGHLPYLGRIAGALLAQDESKPVVVFHPAALIRLDRRDDDRWSLQLVMPTGVMS, encoded by the coding sequence ATGGAGCTCTACCTCGTGCGTCACGGGGAGGCGGATCAACCCGTCCCGGAGCGGGATCGGGACGGTGGCCCCCCGCTGAGCCAGAACGGCCTTGCCCAAGCGCGGCGCTCGGCCCATTTCGCAGCCCGGCTGGGAGTCAAGGTGGTCGAGATCCGGCACTCCGACAAGCTGCGCGCGGTGCAAACCGCCCAGGAGTTCGAGCGCGCTCTCGGGTGCCCGAGGCGTCAGCTACCGGGCCTCGGACCCAACGACGACATCAATCCGTTGCGTCGCGAGGCCGCCGGTCTCGAGCAGAACGTCATGGTCGTGGGACATCTGCCTTACCTGGGCCGGATCGCAGGCGCATTGCTCGCGCAGGACGAAAGCAAACCCGTCGTCGTTTTCCACCCCGCCGCACTGATCCGGTTGGATCGCCGGGACGACGACCGGTGGAGCCTTCAGCTGGTAATGCCGACCGGCGTCATGTCTTAG